In one window of Calditerricola satsumensis DNA:
- a CDS encoding ferredoxin family protein — MRGAANARREEAADKAAKGRTIEEKQYLVRFNADTRSHLHVLDPEICLTRCPDKICTIFCPAEVYKWEGARMHVGYEGCHECGSCRIGCPHENIKWEYPRGGYGVVFRLG; from the coding sequence ATGCGCGGAGCGGCGAACGCGCGGCGCGAGGAAGCGGCGGACAAGGCGGCCAAGGGGCGAACGATTGAGGAGAAACAGTACCTCGTTCGCTTTAACGCCGACACCCGCTCCCACCTCCACGTTTTGGATCCCGAAATTTGCCTCACCCGGTGTCCTGACAAGATCTGCACCATTTTTTGCCCTGCCGAGGTGTACAAATGGGAGGGTGCCCGCATGCACGTCGGCTACGAGGGCTGTCACGAGTGCGGCAGCTGCCGGATCGGCTGCCCGCACGAAAACATCAAATGGGAGTACCCGCGTGGGGGTTACGGGGTTGTCTTCCGATTGGGGTGA
- a CDS encoding electron transfer flavoprotein subunit beta/FixA family protein, translating to MLHIVACIKQVPDTKIAKINPKTGTLDRASAPAILNPYDAHAVEEAVRLKRRYGGTVSVLTMGPPPAVKAIRRCIEIGADEGYMITDRAFAGADTLATSYALSMALQKIAKIRPIDLIICGKMTIDGDTGQVGPGIARRLDIPPLTSVQKVVEINKEEGYAIVHRKREDGYEVVRATLPCLLAVEKEINEVPRSPLPNVIRAARYQPTIWSADDLEGIDRSQLGLKGSPTIVAKVWVPPKPQGGTLLEGTPQQQVDQLVSLVMEKAAELFRDKEVAG from the coding sequence ATGCTGCACATCGTCGCGTGCATCAAGCAGGTGCCGGACACGAAGATCGCCAAGATCAACCCGAAAACGGGCACCCTGGACCGCGCAAGCGCTCCCGCCATTCTGAACCCGTACGACGCCCACGCGGTGGAAGAGGCGGTCCGGCTGAAAAGGCGCTACGGCGGCACGGTGTCCGTCCTGACGATGGGCCCGCCGCCGGCGGTGAAGGCGATCCGCCGCTGCATCGAAATCGGCGCCGACGAGGGGTACATGATCACCGATCGCGCCTTTGCCGGGGCCGACACCCTGGCCACCAGCTACGCCCTCAGCATGGCCCTCCAGAAGATTGCGAAGATCCGGCCCATCGACCTGATCATCTGCGGCAAGATGACGATCGACGGCGACACGGGGCAGGTGGGGCCGGGCATTGCCCGCCGTCTGGACATTCCGCCGCTGACGTCGGTCCAGAAGGTGGTGGAGATCAACAAGGAAGAGGGTTACGCCATCGTCCACCGCAAGCGGGAGGACGGTTACGAGGTGGTCCGCGCCACTCTGCCCTGTTTGCTGGCCGTGGAGAAGGAGATCAACGAGGTCCCCCGCTCGCCGCTGCCGAACGTGATCCGCGCGGCGCGCTACCAGCCCACCATCTGGTCGGCAGACGATCTGGAAGGGATCGACCGCAGCCAGCTGGGATTAAAAGGATCGCCAACCATCGTCGCCAAGGTGTGGGTGCCGCCCAAACCGCAAGGCGGAACCCTCCTCGAGGGAACGCCCCAGCAGCAAGTGGACCAGCTCGTTTCCCTGGTGATGGAGAAAGCCGCGGAACTGTTTCGGGACAAGGAGGTGGCGGGATGA
- the ytxJ gene encoding bacillithiol system redox-active protein YtxJ: MVHRIRTPDELEAFFAASATQPALLLKHSTRCPISAAAYDAFQAVARSLPDRARYAVVYVVEDRPLSNAVAERTQVKHESPQVLLVKDGVVRWHASHWDITVDALERALTRF, translated from the coding sequence ATGGTCCACCGCATTCGGACGCCCGATGAACTGGAAGCCTTTTTCGCCGCATCGGCGACGCAACCGGCGCTGCTGCTCAAACACAGCACGCGCTGCCCGATCAGTGCCGCCGCCTACGACGCCTTTCAGGCCGTTGCCCGGTCGCTTCCCGATCGGGCCCGCTATGCCGTGGTCTATGTGGTGGAGGATCGGCCGCTCTCCAACGCCGTGGCCGAACGGACGCAGGTGAAGCACGAGTCGCCGCAGGTGCTGCTCGTCAAAGACGGCGTCGTCCGCTGGCACGCATCCCATTGGGACATCACCGTCGACGCCCTTGAACGCGCGTTGACCCGGTTCTAA
- a CDS encoding polysaccharide deacetylase family protein, translating to MRRKYPDDFVLNGPSRKRQVALSFDDGPDLTFTPRILDVLREHGVKATFFVVGNRVAAHPDVVKRMVREGHVVANHSWDHPNLAKMSPEKVRMQLVRAEDVIFRVAGYRPKLFRPP from the coding sequence TTGCGCCGCAAATACCCCGACGACTTTGTCCTGAACGGCCCTTCGCGCAAGCGGCAGGTGGCCCTCTCCTTTGACGATGGGCCGGATCTCACGTTTACGCCGCGCATTTTGGACGTGTTGCGCGAGCATGGCGTGAAGGCGACCTTTTTCGTCGTCGGCAACCGCGTCGCTGCCCATCCCGACGTGGTGAAGCGCATGGTGCGTGAGGGTCACGTGGTGGCCAACCATTCGTGGGACCACCCCAACTTGGCCAAGATGAGTCCGGAAAAGGTGAGGATGCAGCTGGTTCGCGCCGAGGACGTCATTTTCCGCGTGGCCGGGTATCGCCCCAAGCTGTTTCGGCCGCCTTAA
- the coxB gene encoding cytochrome c oxidase subunit II, giving the protein MEGSLFLPDALSETAKEIDGLFYILTGIAVVIFLLVWMLLLIFLVRYRRKHPTKEGLRLYGNTRLEIIWTVIPALILVVLGIYSAQMVYALQKPPADAYEIQVTASKWKWEFTYPDGPNGGFTTLNDLRLPAGKPILFRITSKDVIHSFWVPELRIKMDAVPGRETRVWVKPLKEEGKFKVLCAEYCGTAHANMVSDALVMKEEHFGKWVASGGKEDPSGQPLDGKQLAQQFGCLACHAIDGRELAGPSWKGIYGTERELADGSKVKVDDEYLKESIVNPNAKVVKGYGPAMPAYPQLSDAQLQALVDYIKSLK; this is encoded by the coding sequence GTGGAAGGAAGCTTGTTCTTACCGGACGCGCTAAGTGAAACGGCAAAAGAAATCGACGGCCTGTTCTACATCCTCACCGGCATTGCCGTGGTCATCTTCCTGCTGGTGTGGATGCTCTTGCTCATCTTTCTCGTGCGGTATCGCCGGAAACATCCAACCAAAGAAGGGCTTCGCCTCTATGGCAACACCCGTCTGGAAATCATTTGGACGGTCATCCCTGCGCTCATCTTGGTCGTCCTGGGGATTTACAGCGCGCAGATGGTGTACGCGCTGCAGAAGCCGCCGGCCGATGCCTATGAAATTCAGGTTACGGCGAGCAAATGGAAATGGGAGTTTACCTACCCCGACGGACCCAACGGCGGTTTCACAACGCTGAACGATCTGCGCCTTCCCGCCGGAAAGCCGATTCTGTTCCGCATCACCTCGAAGGATGTCATCCACAGCTTCTGGGTCCCCGAGCTGCGCATTAAGATGGACGCGGTTCCGGGACGCGAAACGCGCGTGTGGGTGAAGCCGCTGAAGGAGGAAGGGAAATTTAAGGTGCTGTGCGCCGAGTACTGCGGCACGGCCCACGCCAACATGGTGTCCGACGCGCTGGTCATGAAAGAAGAGCATTTTGGGAAGTGGGTCGCCTCCGGCGGCAAGGAAGACCCGAGCGGGCAGCCGCTTGACGGAAAGCAGCTGGCCCAGCAGTTCGGCTGTCTGGCATGCCACGCCATCGACGGTCGCGAACTGGCCGGTCCGTCGTGGAAGGGCATCTACGGCACCGAGCGGGAGCTGGCTGACGGCAGCAAGGTCAAGGTGGACGACGAATACCTGAAGGAATCGATCGTCAACCCGAACGCCAAAGTGGTGAAGGGTTACGGTCCAGCCATGCCGGCGTATCCCCAGCTGAGCGACGCACAGCTGCAGGCTCTCGTCGACTACATCAAGTCGCTCAAGTAA
- the ctaD gene encoding cytochrome c oxidase subunit I, which produces MEAAHRSSFLREWILTVDHKKIGILYGITSLVFLFLGGLAALVIRTELFRPGQDVVTPDTFNQLFTMHGTIMIFGFVIPMLTGAFANYLVPIMIGARDMAFPRMNALSYWLFLLGGLVLLSSFFIGQMPDVGWTAYPPYSIESKGLGLDLWVTSVHILGLSSILGAINVIVTIFNLRAPGMTFSRLPLFVWSSLATAFIQLFGVPALGGAVTTLLLDKHAGTIFYNVAAGGDPMLYQHLFWFYSHPAVYVMILPAMGIVSEIIPVFARKPIFGYKAVAYSSLTIALLAFFVWAHHMFVAGMQLSAGIPFMVTSMIIAVPSAIKVFNWLATLYRGQIDFKTPMLFATLGFVGLFTIGGLSGLYLANVPVDLHLHDTYFVVAHFHYVLFGGSLMAILAGLYFWFPKAFGRMYNETLGKWTFALFFIGVNLTFFPMHFAGMLNMPRRYFDYSYDPSLAWLNQISTIGAYITGVAAVLLAANLVVSAVRGAKASANPWGALTLEWQTSSPPPHENFEEIPVVTSGPYEYGEPETPRKRFKYGQTVGGETISG; this is translated from the coding sequence GTGGAGGCGGCACATCGTTCCTCCTTTCTCCGCGAGTGGATCCTGACCGTCGACCACAAAAAGATCGGGATCCTCTACGGCATCACGTCCCTCGTCTTCCTGTTCCTCGGCGGTTTGGCCGCCCTCGTGATCCGCACCGAGCTGTTCCGGCCCGGGCAAGACGTGGTAACGCCCGACACGTTCAACCAGCTCTTTACCATGCACGGGACGATCATGATCTTCGGGTTCGTCATCCCGATGCTCACGGGTGCCTTCGCCAACTACCTCGTGCCGATCATGATCGGGGCCCGTGACATGGCCTTCCCGCGCATGAACGCGCTGAGCTACTGGCTGTTTTTGCTCGGCGGGCTCGTCCTCCTCAGCAGCTTCTTCATCGGCCAAATGCCGGATGTCGGGTGGACGGCGTATCCGCCGTACAGCATCGAGTCGAAGGGACTCGGCCTTGACCTGTGGGTCACGAGCGTGCACATCCTCGGGCTGTCGTCGATCCTCGGGGCCATCAACGTCATCGTCACCATCTTCAATCTGCGCGCCCCGGGGATGACGTTCAGCCGCCTGCCGCTGTTCGTGTGGTCGTCCCTCGCCACCGCGTTCATCCAGCTGTTCGGGGTTCCGGCCCTCGGCGGCGCGGTGACGACGCTGCTCCTCGACAAGCACGCCGGCACGATCTTCTACAACGTCGCCGCCGGCGGCGATCCGATGCTGTACCAGCACCTGTTCTGGTTCTACTCCCACCCGGCCGTGTACGTCATGATCCTGCCGGCGATGGGGATTGTGTCGGAAATCATCCCGGTGTTCGCCCGCAAGCCGATCTTCGGCTACAAGGCGGTGGCCTATTCGAGCTTGACCATCGCCCTGCTCGCCTTCTTCGTCTGGGCGCACCACATGTTCGTCGCCGGGATGCAGCTGTCCGCCGGGATTCCGTTCATGGTCACCTCGATGATCATCGCCGTTCCGTCGGCGATCAAGGTGTTCAACTGGCTGGCCACGCTGTACCGCGGGCAAATCGACTTCAAGACACCGATGCTCTTCGCCACGTTGGGCTTTGTGGGCCTGTTTACGATCGGCGGCTTGAGCGGCCTGTACCTGGCCAACGTTCCGGTCGATTTGCACCTGCACGACACGTACTTCGTCGTCGCCCACTTCCACTATGTCCTGTTCGGCGGCAGCTTGATGGCCATCCTGGCCGGGCTGTACTTCTGGTTCCCGAAAGCCTTCGGGCGGATGTACAACGAGACCCTCGGGAAATGGACGTTCGCCCTGTTCTTCATCGGGGTGAACCTGACCTTCTTCCCGATGCATTTCGCCGGAATGCTGAACATGCCGCGCCGCTACTTCGACTACTCGTACGACCCGAGCCTGGCGTGGCTGAACCAGATCTCCACCATCGGGGCGTACATCACGGGCGTGGCCGCGGTGCTGCTGGCCGCCAACCTGGTTGTGTCGGCCGTTCGCGGCGCGAAAGCCAGTGCCAACCCGTGGGGTGCCCTGACCCTCGAGTGGCAGACCTCTTCGCCGCCGCCGCATGAGAACTTCGAGGAAATTCCGGTCGTCACCTCGGGCCCGTACGAGTACGGCGAACCGGAAACGCCGCGCAAGCGGTTCAAGTACGGGCAGACCGTCGGCGGCGAGACGATCTCGGGCTAA
- the cyoE gene encoding heme o synthase encodes MVRHVSCDPHVDTFPDAETAEGVTPRRHAWKDYLAVTKPNMNAPNLLTTFTGFWLAWTATRSGWPDVALLLLTLMGTALVIASGCALNNYLDRDFDQRMARTRSRPLPDGRLSPRAVWRLGVALGIAGVTLLALFAGPIASLLALIGLFVYVWVYTAWLKRTSTLNTVIGGIAGAIPPIIGWSAVTGTLDHPAVWALFALMFLWQPPHFLALGMMRVNEYRAAGFVMLPVVAGFAATKRQILHYVAAMIPASFLLYGFGVVGTLYFGGAAVMGLVYLAMAAAGFFVRDDLRWAKWMFVYSLIYLNAILALILVDSLWRMAT; translated from the coding sequence ATGGTTCGTCATGTCAGCTGCGACCCCCACGTGGATACGTTCCCCGACGCGGAAACGGCTGAAGGCGTGACGCCGCGGCGCCATGCGTGGAAAGATTACCTGGCCGTGACCAAACCCAACATGAACGCGCCCAACCTCCTGACGACGTTCACCGGGTTTTGGTTGGCCTGGACCGCCACGCGCTCGGGATGGCCGGACGTCGCCCTTCTCCTCCTGACCCTCATGGGCACGGCGCTGGTCATCGCATCCGGATGCGCCCTCAACAACTACCTTGACCGCGACTTCGACCAGCGCATGGCGCGCACGCGGAGCCGTCCTCTGCCGGATGGCCGCCTGTCGCCCCGCGCGGTGTGGCGGCTGGGCGTGGCGCTGGGGATTGCCGGTGTCACGCTGCTGGCCCTGTTTGCGGGCCCGATCGCGTCCTTGCTCGCGCTCATCGGGCTCTTCGTCTACGTGTGGGTGTACACCGCATGGCTCAAGCGCACGTCGACGCTGAACACGGTTATCGGCGGCATCGCCGGTGCGATCCCGCCGATAATCGGATGGAGCGCGGTCACGGGAACGCTGGATCATCCCGCGGTGTGGGCGCTGTTTGCGCTGATGTTCCTCTGGCAGCCGCCGCACTTTCTGGCCCTCGGGATGATGCGCGTGAACGAGTACCGTGCGGCGGGCTTCGTCATGTTGCCCGTTGTCGCCGGGTTTGCCGCGACCAAACGGCAGATCCTGCATTACGTGGCCGCCATGATTCCCGCCTCGTTCTTGCTGTACGGATTTGGGGTCGTCGGCACGCTGTATTTTGGTGGCGCCGCCGTCATGGGGCTCGTCTACCTGGCGATGGCGGCAGCCGGCTTCTTCGTCCGCGACGACCTGCGCTGGGCCAAATGGATGTTTGTCTATTCGCTGATCTACCTTAACGCCATCCTCGCCCTCATCCTCGTCGATTCGCTGTGGCGGATGGCCACTTGA
- a CDS encoding DUF420 domain-containing protein gives MHEYTPGTGIKDNAQFATWLGLIAFTFFFGTFVASNVYLRGWSPEVFNVDFAGKAGDLPFLNTLILLGSGVLALIAGQAFRKRANGAFTVTLALATLLALAYVVMGAQLLQEMMSLGKAVWTAYLPVYGLHWALGLLNFILLAVALAFAFSGKEHALKRLVPTGMSVWLYTAITGLAVFVITDVVSVSEFAEWCGTKLTGAFGK, from the coding sequence ATGCACGAGTACACGCCGGGTACAGGGATAAAAGACAACGCCCAGTTTGCCACCTGGCTTGGACTGATCGCCTTCACCTTCTTCTTCGGCACCTTCGTCGCCTCGAACGTGTACCTGCGCGGTTGGTCGCCGGAGGTGTTCAACGTCGACTTTGCGGGGAAAGCGGGAGACCTCCCCTTCCTCAACACCCTGATTCTTCTCGGGTCCGGCGTGCTGGCCTTGATCGCCGGCCAAGCGTTCCGCAAGCGGGCCAACGGCGCCTTCACCGTCACCCTTGCCCTGGCCACACTCCTCGCGCTGGCCTACGTGGTGATGGGCGCCCAGCTGCTTCAGGAAATGATGTCCCTCGGCAAGGCCGTGTGGACGGCGTATCTCCCCGTCTACGGGCTGCACTGGGCACTGGGCCTGCTGAACTTCATTCTGCTCGCCGTGGCCCTGGCCTTTGCCTTTTCCGGCAAGGAACACGCGCTCAAGCGCCTCGTGCCGACCGGCATGAGCGTGTGGTTGTACACCGCGATCACGGGGTTGGCCGTCTTTGTCATCACCGACGTGGTCTCGGTGAGCGAGTTCGCCGAGTGGTGCGGCACGAAGCTGACCGGCGCGTTTGGCAAGTAA
- a CDS encoding SCO family protein: MATWLRNYRFAILAGALILAVVGGIAYNIWWGASKLPVIGRVPDVKLTRVDGQSVSLRDLDGKVKLVSFIYLRCPDVCPPTTAKMAKLQNELKREGLFGRDVVFVTITIDPERDTPDALKEYAGKFGADLSGWHFLRGSLAATKAVADGFGFVFEPKGNLVIHSNRTYLVDGDHNIRQVYGMADTFDEEAVKNDILALIND; this comes from the coding sequence GTGGCCACTTGGTTGCGGAACTACCGCTTCGCCATTCTCGCCGGCGCGCTCATTCTCGCCGTCGTCGGCGGCATCGCCTACAACATCTGGTGGGGAGCAAGCAAGCTGCCCGTCATCGGCCGCGTGCCGGACGTCAAGCTCACCCGTGTTGACGGCCAGAGCGTCTCGCTGCGCGACCTGGACGGCAAGGTGAAACTGGTCAGCTTTATCTATCTCCGCTGCCCCGACGTGTGCCCACCGACAACGGCGAAAATGGCCAAACTGCAAAACGAGCTCAAGCGGGAAGGGCTGTTTGGCCGCGATGTCGTCTTCGTGACGATCACCATCGATCCGGAGCGCGACACGCCCGACGCGTTGAAGGAATACGCCGGCAAATTCGGCGCCGACTTGAGCGGGTGGCATTTCCTGCGCGGTTCGCTGGCGGCGACCAAAGCGGTGGCCGACGGCTTCGGGTTTGTCTTCGAACCGAAAGGCAACCTCGTCATCCACTCCAACCGCACCTACCTCGTCGACGGCGACCACAACATCCGCCAGGTCTACGGCATGGCCGACACCTTCGACGAAGAAGCCGTGAAAAACGACATTTTGGCCCTCATCAACGACTGA
- a CDS encoding MFS transporter, with translation MPSFRATVRVLWGNRPFRLFWTATTLDMLGHQLSWVALAWFTLQQTDSSLAIGGVMGMYLVTSVVASPLAGYLFDRGMRKRLLILDHVARGLLYALIPLLHWTDLLSYPLLVVLLSLAGLLAPLSTVGSQSVLPNFVRADQLETANAFSQLSWQLAVLVGPAVGGALTGLIGAPGTMLVNAALFILPAALLAAIPAKVYEGRQRERGRGGRAEGVSFREGWRFFLGTPPLVALTMASLLFNFAYGPLEPALPALVRDDWRAGPETLGLLWSALGIGTIVGTALWTRWPQRWAPAHTLGGVMAAWGVFTGGLYWIAHPVSGMVLLFLAGLTVAPYNVVALTLEQRLVPPHLRGRVFGLTTSLEQVGLPLGMLVGGWMASTLGNRMTLLLAGVVCVAVGVAVMMSPWLKGDKSACGGDTRAAQMPTKEWA, from the coding sequence ATGCCGTCTTTTCGCGCAACGGTTCGCGTGCTGTGGGGGAACCGGCCTTTCCGCCTGTTCTGGACGGCGACCACCCTTGACATGCTGGGACACCAGTTGTCGTGGGTGGCCTTGGCCTGGTTTACGCTGCAGCAGACCGACTCTTCTCTGGCCATCGGCGGGGTAATGGGGATGTACCTCGTCACGTCGGTCGTGGCCAGTCCGCTCGCCGGATACCTCTTTGACCGCGGCATGCGAAAACGCCTGCTCATCCTCGACCACGTCGCCCGAGGTCTCCTGTACGCCCTCATTCCGCTTCTCCACTGGACGGACCTCCTGTCGTATCCGCTCCTTGTGGTTCTTCTCTCGCTTGCCGGCCTTCTTGCTCCTTTGTCGACCGTGGGCAGCCAATCGGTGCTGCCTAACTTTGTGCGGGCCGACCAGTTGGAAACGGCGAATGCCTTCAGCCAATTGTCGTGGCAGTTGGCGGTTCTCGTCGGTCCGGCTGTCGGTGGGGCCCTTACCGGTTTGATCGGTGCGCCGGGCACCATGCTGGTCAACGCCGCCCTGTTCATCCTGCCGGCCGCGCTGCTCGCGGCCATTCCGGCAAAGGTGTATGAAGGCCGACAACGCGAGAGGGGACGTGGCGGACGGGCCGAAGGCGTCTCGTTCCGCGAAGGGTGGCGCTTCTTCCTTGGCACGCCGCCGCTCGTGGCCCTCACCATGGCGTCGCTCCTGTTCAATTTCGCCTATGGCCCCCTGGAACCGGCGCTGCCGGCCCTCGTGCGCGATGACTGGCGCGCAGGTCCGGAGACGCTGGGTCTGTTGTGGTCGGCCCTTGGCATCGGGACCATCGTCGGGACCGCCTTGTGGACGCGGTGGCCGCAGCGATGGGCACCGGCCCACACCCTCGGCGGCGTCATGGCCGCCTGGGGCGTCTTTACCGGCGGGCTGTATTGGATTGCCCATCCCGTCTCGGGCATGGTCCTGCTCTTTCTGGCCGGCCTGACGGTGGCCCCGTACAACGTGGTCGCCCTCACGCTCGAGCAGCGCCTCGTGCCACCCCACCTGCGCGGCCGGGTTTTTGGCCTCACCACGAGCCTCGAGCAAGTCGGCCTGCCGCTGGGCATGCTCGTCGGGGGGTGGATGGCCTCCACCCTGGGCAACCGGATGACCCTTCTCCTGGCGGGCGTAGTCTGTGTGGCCGTCGGCGTGGCCGTGATGATGAGCCCGTGGCTCAAAGGGGACAAAAGCGCGTGCGGAGGGGATACGCGCGCGGCGCAGATGCCGACGAAGGAGTGGGCGTGA
- the gcvPB gene encoding aminomethyl-transferring glycine dehydrogenase subunit GcvPB, translating into MPLIFERSKPGRVAYSLPEPDVPEASVTACIPAHLLRRVPAELPEVSEPDLIRHYTELSRRNHGIDNGFYPLGSCTMKYNPKVNEDVARLPGFAHVHPLQPEEMVQGALELMWHLQEYLAEITGMDAVTLQPAAGAHGEWTGLMMIRAYHEARGEKRTKVIVPDSAHGTNPASATVAGMQTVTIPSDARGLVDLEALKRAVDENTAALMLTNPNTLGLFEEDILEIAKIVHDVGGLLYYDGANANAILGIARPGDMGFDVVHLNLHKTFTTPHGGGGPGAGPVGVKKDLIPFLPVPVVVKEGDRYRLDYDRPQSIGRVKGFYGNFGMLVRAYAYIRTMGPEGLRQVSECAVLNANYLMRRLAPYFDLPYDRHCKHEFVLSGRRQKKLGVRTLDMAKRLLDFGFHPPTIYFPLIVDECLMIEPTETEAKETLDAFADAMIQIAKEAEENPDLVLNAPHTTVVKRLDEVTAARKPILRWQKPER; encoded by the coding sequence ATGCCGCTCATCTTCGAGCGGTCGAAGCCGGGCCGCGTCGCCTACAGCTTGCCCGAGCCGGACGTTCCGGAGGCAAGCGTCACCGCGTGCATCCCCGCCCACCTCTTGCGGCGCGTGCCGGCCGAACTGCCGGAAGTGTCGGAGCCGGACCTCATCCGCCACTACACCGAGCTGTCGCGGCGCAACCACGGCATCGACAACGGTTTTTATCCGCTCGGATCCTGCACGATGAAGTACAACCCCAAGGTGAACGAGGACGTGGCCCGCCTGCCGGGGTTTGCCCACGTCCATCCCCTGCAGCCGGAGGAGATGGTGCAGGGCGCCCTCGAGCTGATGTGGCACCTGCAGGAATATCTCGCCGAGATCACCGGGATGGACGCCGTGACGTTGCAGCCGGCCGCCGGTGCCCACGGGGAGTGGACGGGCCTGATGATGATCCGCGCCTACCATGAAGCGCGCGGGGAGAAGCGGACCAAGGTGATCGTTCCCGATTCGGCCCACGGGACCAACCCGGCCAGCGCCACGGTGGCCGGGATGCAGACCGTCACCATCCCGTCGGATGCGCGCGGGCTGGTCGATCTCGAGGCCCTGAAGCGCGCCGTCGACGAGAACACGGCCGCACTCATGCTGACCAACCCGAACACGCTGGGGCTGTTTGAAGAGGACATCCTTGAGATTGCCAAGATCGTTCACGACGTTGGCGGGCTGTTGTACTACGACGGGGCCAACGCCAACGCCATCCTGGGCATCGCCCGTCCCGGGGACATGGGCTTTGACGTTGTCCACCTCAACCTGCACAAGACCTTCACCACGCCGCACGGAGGCGGGGGACCGGGGGCCGGTCCGGTCGGCGTGAAGAAGGATCTCATCCCGTTCCTCCCCGTCCCGGTGGTGGTGAAAGAGGGCGACCGCTACCGCCTCGACTACGACCGCCCGCAGTCGATCGGACGCGTCAAGGGCTTCTACGGCAACTTCGGCATGCTCGTGCGCGCCTACGCGTACATCCGCACGATGGGGCCCGAGGGGTTGCGCCAGGTGTCGGAGTGCGCCGTCCTGAACGCCAACTACCTGATGCGGCGCCTCGCGCCCTACTTTGACCTTCCCTACGACCGGCACTGCAAGCACGAATTTGTCCTCTCCGGGCGCCGGCAGAAGAAGCTGGGCGTCCGTACGTTGGACATGGCCAAACGCCTCCTCGACTTCGGGTTTCACCCGCCGACGATCTACTTCCCGCTCATCGTCGACGAGTGCCTGATGATCGAGCCGACGGAAACGGAGGCGAAGGAGACGCTGGACGCCTTTGCCGACGCGATGATCCAGATCGCCAAAGAAGCCGAAGAAAATCCGGATCTCGTCTTGAACGCGCCGCATACCACGGTCGTCAAAAGGCTCGACGAGGTGACGGCGGCGCGAAAACCCATCTTGCGCTGGCAGAAGCCTGAGCGGTAA